The following are encoded together in the Plasmodium malariae genome assembly, chromosome: 1 genome:
- the PmUG01_01034300 gene encoding fam-l protein, with protein MMEQKILFLFIKISTFVLLPWVCNFYIDMSSLNKNLDEKCNLRKKLNTRNNRLLAKHKQDKYSSNESFKEEMSNNEVKEKKHISNNKKETSRKHKHSCRSPLYKEEYSINDKKNKFLMRKTSKYYDFEKKIFKNLDHENYVKNIKTIENKEYKKLERKKRRIRIAFLLLFILILILPIIDLSLEKLVDGGLLGLLHMLYITRSQGNVLGVEGVLPSLLGSGKWGNTDKMRVLPIFFYGIPFLIFIVIFILGMVYYYKKVIKYENIKFRERLNMK; from the exons ATgatggaacaaaaaattttgttcttatttattaaaatttcaaCGTTTGTACTTTTACCTTGGGTATGTAACTTTTACATTGATATG agctctttaaataaaaatttggaTGAAAAATGCAACCTtcgtaaaaaattaaatactaGAAATAATCGGTTATTAGCAAAACATAAACAGGATAAGTATTCAAGTAATGAAAGTTTTAAGGAAGAAATGTCAAATAATGAagtgaaagaaaaaaaacatatatctaataataaaaaagaaacaagTAGAAAACATAAACATTCATGTAGAAGTCCATTATATAAGGAGGAATACAGTATAAATGataagaaaaacaaatttcTTATGCGTAAAACAAGTAAGTATTAcgattttgaaaaaaaaatatttaaaaaccTTGATCATGAAAATTAcgttaaaaatatcaaaactattgaaaataaggaatataaaaaactagAACGTAAAAAGCGCAGAATACGAATTGCttttcttttgttatttatcTTAATATTAATACTACCCATAATAGATCTTTCGTTAGAAAAATTAGTGGATGGTGGTTTGTTGGGCTTATTACACATGTTATACATAACTAGATCTCAAGGTAATGTGTTGGGAGTAGAAGGGGTTTTACCTTCATTGTTAGGCAGTGGTAAATGGGGTAATACTGACAAAATGCGTGTATTAcctattttcttttatggaATACCTTtccttatatttattgtcatatttatattagggatggtttattactataaaaaagttataaaatatgaaaatattaagttcAGAGAAAGATTAAATATGAAGTAA
- the PmUG01_01034400 gene encoding PIR protein, which yields MEQINYEEILKHLPSNKIYKEFKSEISEVDNNFNCDKFESVKTEYKVNCINLCKKVARNLKKIPEEDKLWSYNHRCLHYKYWVYEEIWKLFEKSSPEEDVKAVVNEFRNLQTSLTEDYWILNCNYDFDDEALNGLNNKKDEKYLYDYFVNHEFIKSKNFCNSVENDKYKKYLNGIKGLYNQKKKNCCDKKVSKCPNYFLNCADEFDPNKLLNELDSMEKGGCNGLKDIRTETDKKKHDSTELDQDFLNSFYFTGCPVLSNGRSSTNNGGMSCNLFRANVNVRSGVIGDGGNTEEDVSNSSSKEVQVIISSTYSEMSESQKSTNQLRVSGPVKKNNMSPEEKTDDSIRWNFGKGTLTCQSNASENDDYGLCEYMEELVEEGFFIREKGTGGYKFKKGKNWNPKYLVNIAKTKRRLKSNSSGFRDLGNSQIIMLKKDMQTYSHIPNRQIYSGNFVEYNILRNVFVRISIVVSLVMGFIFIFFLYLKFTPFGSCLGKIKKRKKRYRTNFTVLNQERLQKRFIKRTYRNSSRRRFSVVNVER from the exons atggagcaaataaattat gaagaaattttaaaacactTACCTTcaaataagatatataaagaatttaaaTCTGAGATCAGTGAAGTAGATAATAATTTCAATTGTGATAAATTTGAATCAGTAAAAACCGAATACAAAGTTAATTGTATTAATCTTTGTAAAAAAGTTGcaagaaatttaaaaaaaatacccgAAGAGGATAAATTATGGAGCTATAATCACCGTTgtttacattataaatactgggtatatgaagaaatatGGAAATTGTTTGAAAAAAGTTCACCAGAAGAAGATGTTAAAGCTGTTGTTAATGAATTTCGTAATCTCCAAACTTCCCTTACGGAAGATTATTGGATATTGAATTGTAATTATGATTTCGATGATGAAGCTTTAAATGGattgaataataaaaaagatgagAAATATTTGTATGATTACTTTGTAAACCATGAGtttattaaaagtaaaaatttttgtaattctgttgagaatgataaatataaaaaatacctTAATGGTATTAAAGGTTtatataatcaaaaaaagaaaaattgttGTGACAAAAAAGTATCGAAGTGTCCTAACTATTTTTTGAATTGTGCAGATGAGTTTGATCCAAATAAGCTCTTAAATGAATTGGATTCTATGGAAAAAGGAGGTTGTAATGGATTAAAAGATATTAGAACTGAAactgataaaaaaaaacatgatTCTACAGAGTTAGATCAAGATTTTTtgaattcattttatttcactGGATGTCCAGTACTTAGTAATGGCAGATCTTCTACAAATAATGGAGGTATGTCCTGTAATTTATTCCGAGCAAATGTTAATGTAAGAAGTGGTGTAATTGGAGATGGTGGAAATACTGAAGAAGATGTCTCTAATAGCTCATCTAAGGAAGTACAGGTGATAATATCTAGTACATATTCGGAAATGTCTGAATCTCAAAAAAGTACGAACCAGTTGCGCGTAAGTGGtccagtaaaaaaaaataatatgtcaCCTGAAGAAAAGACAGACGATAGTATTAGATGGAATTTTGGAAAAGGAACACTCACTTGTCAATCTAACGCTTCGGAGAATGATGACTACGGACTGTGTGAATATATGGAAGAATTGGTTGAAGAAGGCTTTTTTATAAGAGAAAAAGGCACTGGTggttataaatttaaaaaaggaaaaaattggAACCCAAAATACTTAGTAAATATAGCTAAAACTAAAAGGAGATTGAAATCAAACTCATCGGGTTTTAGAGATTTAGGTAATTCCCAAATTATAATGCTCAAAAAAGACATGCAAACTTATAGTCATATTCCAAATAGACAAATATATTCTGGAAATTTTgtagaatataatatattaaggaATGTTTTCGTCCGTATTTCGATTGTAGTTTCATTAGTAATGggattcatatttatttttttcctttatcttAAG tttacTCCATTTGGATCATGTTtaggtaaaattaaaaaaaggaaaaaaagatataggACTAATTTCACTGTATTAAATCAGGAAAGATTACAAAAGAGATTCATAAAACGTACTTATAGGAATTCTAGTAGGAGGAGATTTAGTGTAGTAAATGTAGAACGATGA